In a genomic window of Bacillota bacterium:
- a CDS encoding aldehyde ferredoxin oxidoreductase, whose translation MTNKWFGWSGTILEVDLTSQTVSKKELPQYLAFNYLGQSGINARLLYEMVPPGINPYDPKAPLIFGVGPLAGTLAPCSGRFTVTFKSPLTGIFGDSNCGGHWGPELKLAGYDHIVITGKADHPVYLWIDNDRVEIKDARHLWGKNTWETDDIIKQEIAQNSAQVACIGPAGENLVRFAAIICNHARAAARCGPGAVMGAKNLKGIAVRGDRGVRVATPAAFKEAVDEAVDAILKDPLYEVASTFGTTAITGLAQLLGFLPTRNFQASTFDGAENLRGETIMEKRVIKNKGCYNCPVSCSRFCQVNEGHYAGTAGEGPEYESVTAFGSKCGNDNLDAVLHANMLCNQLGLDTISTGNTIAWAMECYEKGILSRENLDGELKWGDHGAIVELINKIAFRQGAVNLLAEGAPIASKNVGGEEFVVHSKGMDYPAVDIRGTKGMALSFAVSPRGGDHLKGLPLYEVAPDVYAGDIKEEVGIEITPEYSQQYATKARLMYWHENWHCVVDSLGLCKLEGIALKPLLPRHFTKLLSTATGWNLTPEELEQAGERIWNLERLFIMREGITKEDDLPPRRLLEEPISSGPAQGMKLDRKKYEEMLAEYYSLRGWDENGIPKPEKLRALNLEVPAGTRG comes from the coding sequence TTGACTAATAAATGGTTTGGGTGGAGCGGAACTATACTGGAGGTTGACTTAACTTCACAAACGGTAAGCAAAAAAGAGCTGCCGCAGTATCTGGCCTTTAATTATTTGGGGCAGTCAGGGATAAACGCTCGCCTTTTGTATGAAATGGTGCCGCCCGGCATTAATCCGTATGACCCTAAGGCCCCTCTTATTTTCGGTGTGGGCCCACTGGCGGGGACGCTGGCCCCTTGCTCCGGGAGGTTTACTGTGACTTTTAAGTCTCCACTGACCGGCATTTTCGGTGATTCCAATTGCGGCGGGCACTGGGGGCCGGAGCTTAAGCTGGCAGGCTATGACCATATCGTGATCACCGGTAAGGCAGACCACCCCGTGTACCTCTGGATAGATAATGACCGGGTGGAAATAAAGGATGCCCGTCACCTGTGGGGAAAAAACACCTGGGAGACGGATGATATTATAAAGCAGGAGATAGCGCAGAACTCGGCGCAAGTTGCTTGCATCGGCCCGGCCGGGGAGAACCTGGTGCGTTTCGCCGCTATTATATGTAATCATGCCCGGGCAGCAGCCCGCTGTGGCCCCGGTGCGGTAATGGGAGCTAAGAATTTAAAGGGCATTGCCGTGCGGGGTGACCGCGGGGTTAGAGTGGCCACCCCCGCTGCATTCAAGGAAGCGGTGGACGAGGCTGTAGATGCCATTTTAAAAGATCCCTTGTATGAGGTGGCCAGCACTTTTGGCACTACGGCCATTACCGGTTTGGCCCAGCTCTTGGGCTTTTTACCCACCCGAAATTTCCAGGCTTCAACTTTTGACGGGGCGGAAAACTTACGTGGAGAAACTATAATGGAGAAACGGGTTATCAAAAATAAAGGATGCTACAATTGCCCGGTTAGCTGCAGCCGTTTTTGCCAGGTCAATGAAGGCCACTATGCCGGAACTGCAGGGGAAGGCCCGGAATACGAATCGGTTACCGCTTTCGGCTCCAAGTGCGGCAATGATAATCTGGATGCGGTATTACACGCCAACATGCTTTGCAATCAACTGGGTCTGGACACAATATCAACCGGCAACACCATCGCCTGGGCCATGGAATGTTATGAGAAGGGGATTTTAAGCCGTGAAAACCTTGACGGAGAGCTTAAATGGGGAGATCACGGAGCAATAGTGGAATTAATCAATAAAATTGCCTTTAGGCAAGGGGCAGTTAATTTACTGGCTGAAGGTGCCCCTATAGCGTCCAAAAATGTAGGCGGTGAAGAGTTTGTGGTTCATAGTAAGGGCATGGATTACCCGGCGGTGGATATAAGGGGCACTAAGGGGATGGCTTTGTCCTTTGCGGTATCCCCCCGGGGAGGAGATCATCTAAAAGGGTTACCTCTGTATGAGGTGGCTCCCGATGTTTATGCCGGAGATATTAAAGAGGAAGTTGGTATAGAAATAACTCCGGAATATTCGCAGCAGTATGCAACCAAAGCCCGACTCATGTACTGGCACGAGAACTGGCATTGCGTTGTGGACTCCCTGGGCCTGTGTAAATTAGAGGGCATTGCTTTGAAACCTCTGCTGCCAAGGCACTTTACCAAACTCTTGTCCACAGCCACCGGCTGGAATCTTACTCCGGAAGAGCTGGAGCAAGCGGGAGAAAGGATTTGGAATTTAGAACGCCTTTTTATTATGCGGGAGGGAATCACAAAAGAAGATGATCTGCCACCTCGCAGGCTGCTGGAAGAGCCCATATCCAGCGGTCCCGCGCAAGGCATGAAGTTGGACAGGAAAAAATACGAGGAAATGCTGGCTGAATATTACTCCCTTAGGGGCTGGGATGAAAACGGTATTCCCAAGCCGGAAAAGCTGCGAGCGCTGAATTTGGAAGTGCCTGCCGGCACCCGGGGGTGA
- a CDS encoding diguanylate cyclase: METGRQRRDLKGAIHLAECVCESVKELNIKHPHSSWNRLTVSCGVACMYPNNSQDTQMALITSADMALYEAKRAGGNKYMWAKSQNGQRILINTKN, encoded by the coding sequence ATGGAAACGGGCCGCCAGAGGAGGGACCTTAAAGGTGCTATTCACCTAGCCGAATGTGTGTGTGAATCCGTAAAAGAGTTAAACATTAAACACCCTCACTCTTCATGGAACAGATTAACTGTTAGCTGTGGCGTTGCTTGCATGTACCCAAACAACAGCCAGGATACACAGATGGCACTAATCACTTCTGCAGATATGGCCCTTTACGAAGCCAAAAGAGCCGGAGGCAATAAGTATATGTGGGCAAAATCACAAAATGGCCAGCGCATTCTAATAAATACCAAAAACTAA
- a CDS encoding SLC13/DASS family transporter, whose translation MIKIKISNNPKANGGAPLGIEPVNNFAAEGRRLGFAFLGIALFSLFYFMPALPPAIDPTGKVFELAREAQLAIGLFLLAGTWWVFEVIPIGVTSITIGVFQAAFMIRPATDAFANFMDPSVLFILGSLLIGLAFTKAGITTRLAFKMLAIVGNDTRKILLGVFVVTAALTHVMAHTAVAATMYPMMLVIMTMYGNEDKPSNFGKAMFIGMAYAAGAGSMVTMLGAARAPVAIGFFQEFTGNTVTFIELSKVMLPFGWVTVFLVWFLLCYVFYKPEKQKIEGMQEKVDEVKSQLGPMTVKEIFVIFLTLSVVAVLALQNFIPALASMNKAVPMLVAGILLFMIKLFTVEDLEKGVPWNIVLLFGGAMSIGYALWETGAAHWMAVNWLAMFENAHWLVFVLAIAFLVAIMTNFIMNVAAIAITLPVALVVAEYMGVNPYLILYSALTMAALPFLLLVGAAPNAIAYQSKQFTTGQFFMVGIPFTLIVLAMVALFALVIWPLLGVPALVS comes from the coding sequence ATGATTAAAATAAAAATTAGTAATAATCCAAAAGCAAATGGCGGTGCCCCTTTGGGAATCGAGCCAGTAAATAACTTTGCTGCAGAAGGCCGTAGATTGGGTTTTGCTTTTTTGGGGATAGCCCTTTTTTCACTCTTTTATTTTATGCCCGCCCTGCCGCCGGCTATTGACCCGACCGGCAAGGTATTTGAATTAGCCCGGGAAGCGCAGTTGGCCATTGGACTTTTTCTCCTGGCTGGAACATGGTGGGTTTTTGAGGTGATACCCATCGGTGTTACTAGTATTACTATCGGAGTTTTTCAAGCGGCCTTTATGATTCGCCCGGCAACAGACGCATTTGCCAATTTTATGGATCCTTCGGTATTATTCATTCTGGGCTCATTGTTGATAGGCCTGGCATTTACCAAAGCCGGTATCACCACGCGGCTGGCCTTCAAGATGCTCGCTATCGTGGGTAATGATACTAGAAAGATTTTGCTCGGTGTCTTTGTTGTCACTGCCGCTCTTACTCATGTAATGGCTCATACAGCGGTAGCGGCTACAATGTATCCTATGATGCTGGTCATTATGACTATGTACGGAAATGAGGATAAGCCCAGCAATTTTGGTAAAGCAATGTTCATCGGCATGGCTTATGCAGCCGGTGCCGGCAGTATGGTTACAATGCTGGGTGCGGCCCGGGCGCCGGTGGCGATAGGTTTTTTTCAGGAATTTACCGGTAACACTGTTACTTTTATTGAATTGTCTAAGGTGATGCTACCCTTTGGTTGGGTCACTGTGTTCTTGGTTTGGTTTTTGTTGTGCTATGTTTTCTATAAACCGGAAAAGCAAAAGATAGAAGGTATGCAGGAAAAGGTGGATGAAGTTAAATCACAGCTGGGGCCCATGACGGTAAAAGAAATATTTGTTATTTTTCTAACACTGTCTGTGGTAGCTGTCTTGGCACTGCAAAACTTTATTCCGGCTTTAGCGAGCATGAACAAGGCGGTTCCCATGTTGGTAGCGGGTATATTGTTATTCATGATTAAGTTGTTTACTGTGGAAGACCTGGAAAAAGGCGTTCCCTGGAACATAGTTCTGCTTTTCGGTGGGGCTATGAGTATCGGTTACGCCTTATGGGAGACCGGTGCTGCGCACTGGATGGCCGTTAACTGGCTGGCTATGTTTGAAAATGCTCATTGGCTGGTTTTTGTGCTGGCTATTGCCTTCCTGGTGGCCATTATGACCAACTTTATTATGAATGTGGCGGCCATAGCCATCACTTTACCGGTGGCACTGGTCGTTGCGGAATATATGGGAGTGAACCCATACCTTATATTGTATTCTGCACTAACTATGGCTGCTCTACCATTCTTGCTATTGGTTGGCGCGGCACCCAACGCCATTGCTTACCAATCTAAACAATTTACCACCGGTCAATTCTTTATGGTGGGTATACCATTCACCCTAATCGTACTGGCCATGGTGGCCCTTTTTGCACTGGTGATTTGGCCGTTACTAGGTGTCCCGGCGCTAGTAAGCTAG
- a CDS encoding YbaK/EbsC family protein, protein MAIEKVKEYFKQYDMVDKILEFDVSSATVELAAQAVGCEPKRIGKTLSFRVDGKAILIVVAGDAKIDNSKYKAQFSTKAKMLTPDEVIDFTGHAVGGVCPFGINDGVTVYLDKSLKRFKTVFPACGSSNSAIELTMEELEKYSNYSSWIDVCKEWQ, encoded by the coding sequence ATGGCAATAGAAAAAGTAAAAGAATATTTTAAGCAATATGACATGGTAGATAAAATACTGGAATTTGATGTTTCAAGTGCAACGGTTGAATTGGCTGCACAGGCAGTGGGTTGTGAACCTAAAAGAATAGGAAAAACATTGTCCTTTAGGGTAGATGGGAAAGCTATTTTAATTGTAGTTGCAGGTGACGCTAAAATCGATAATTCCAAATACAAAGCACAATTTTCAACAAAGGCAAAAATGCTTACGCCAGACGAGGTAATTGACTTCACAGGACATGCTGTTGGTGGCGTATGTCCTTTCGGTATTAATGATGGTGTCACTGTTTACCTTGATAAGTCCCTAAAACGATTTAAGACTGTATTCCCGGCTTGTGGAAGTAGTAATAGTGCAATTGAATTAACAATGGAAGAACTTGAAAAATATTCAAATTATTCTTCATGGATTGATGTCTGTAAAGAATGGCAATAA
- a CDS encoding DUF2892 domain-containing protein has protein sequence MRWFVMAQKSLYIEKNVGPIDQGVRIILGTSLIILPAAFKWPAWEIAVLAAIGGSSIIEGITAY, from the coding sequence ATGAGGTGGTTCGTCATGGCACAAAAATCACTATATATAGAAAAGAATGTTGGCCCAATAGATCAAGGTGTTCGTATAATACTGGGCACTTCTTTAATTATACTTCCTGCTGCTTTTAAGTGGCCGGCATGGGAAATTGCAGTTTTGGCGGCAATCGGCGGCTCATCGATTATCGAAGGTATTACTGCTTATTGA
- a CDS encoding diguanylate cyclase has product MDGLTNINNRRFFDEFLMREWKRAARGGTLKVLFT; this is encoded by the coding sequence TTGGATGGGCTAACGAATATAAACAACAGGCGTTTCTTTGATGAATTCCTAATGCGGGAATGGAAACGGGCCGCCAGAGGAGGGACCTTAAAGGTGCTATTCACCTAG
- a CDS encoding MoaD/ThiS family protein: protein MITVSVEYYSIFCAAAGFCRREALQLESGRTLWDLVNIIDEKYGQCFWIKVLDHDNKLRITAWVLVNGKKVNLPGFNEKLNNGDKILFSTPLLVGG from the coding sequence GTGATCACGGTAAGTGTTGAGTACTATTCTATATTTTGCGCTGCCGCCGGTTTTTGCCGGCGGGAGGCGCTACAGCTGGAAAGCGGGCGGACTTTGTGGGATTTGGTAAATATAATTGACGAAAAGTACGGGCAATGTTTTTGGATAAAGGTGTTAGATCATGATAACAAGCTACGCATAACCGCGTGGGTGCTTGTTAATGGAAAAAAAGTCAACTTACCGGGTTTTAATGAAAAACTAAATAACGGCGATAAAATTCTTTTTTCTACTCCGCTTCTGGTTGGCGGGTAG